Within Cyprinus carpio isolate SPL01 chromosome A7, ASM1834038v1, whole genome shotgun sequence, the genomic segment ggcttgatgagcagaagaaacttctttcaaaaacattaaaaatattaatgtttccaaacttttggtctgtactgtatatatatatatatatatatatatatatatatatatatatatatatatatatatatatatatatatatatacacacacatatatctgtgtgtgtgtgtgtgtgtgtgtgtgtgtgtgtgtgtgtgtgtgtgtgtgcgtgcgtgtgtgtgtgtgtgtgtgtgtgtgtgtgtgtgtgtgtgtgtgtgtgtgtgtgtgttacagatattttactttttgtaataaGTAAACAAAGATACCTGCAAAGGTCCATAGACTTCTGTTCGGTCAAACATGAGGAAAAAGTACTGTAAATTTCTTATTGCAGATTCCCACGGTATGTACTCCTTCTCCTTTAACAGATACTTGGTTGTTCTCAGAGCCAATGTTATGTTGATTATCTGTGCCCTATGAATAATCATATTTAGATTCtcaataatgttattatttacagCCAGTTCATTTTATCCAttgatgaaatatttttgcagCAAGAGCTTACCTCGCCAAATTAAACGCATCATCTATGATCTGGCCCCTATTAAGAACTGGAATAACCTATGTGAAAAGAGGGTAATAacaaatgttatattatgttattatttattatatatatatcaaattactagaaaatataatttataattatatatttgaacaATTCAGAACAATACAATTATACAGCATACAGTTCcgaacaaaaaaataatgcaacaatatatattataaagattgtaatatttaatactaaatactataaaCCTATAATTTTGCTAAATGgatcatttttattgttactttaaACTGATTATTATTTGGATTTTATTCAGGTATGCTGCTTTGATGctcaatgttttaaatgaaatgaaagataaCGAGAGTCTTACTTTATGATCTGTAGTCAGTTGTGTGAGGAGACGTTCCCAGTTCTGGGGATCATAATTAACCCTGTAGTATCCCATGACATTCAGGTTGGCCAATAACCAGTCAGTACCAGTCTTCATGGGCTCATATAAAGCTGTTTTAGTAAGCAGCCAGTGCTGGCCCATGTTACTGCCACTCTTCATCCATGTGATTGGCACAAACCATTCATAACTGCAATCAATTTTGAACATACACACTGTATACTTTAAAAGGACAAGACTCTGTTGGCACATTTGTCAGTGTAAACATACTTGTAATCAGATGGCTTTTCCACTACTGCTTCTGGGTGTATCAGGAAGTGCTGCTGAGAGATATTTCCTGTTCGAGTGTCAATAGTCACAACAGGGTAACCCATCTGAAGAATCCAGCGATTCATGATTTCCTTGATTGAGGCTGGGAGCTGGATTCTTGAATCTGCGTCTGCAacctaaaaaatatttatgatgaaatcTAATGAAAACTGTGGTTGTAAAAACAAACGCACTTCCTCTAATATTTATGGATTCCATTGCATAATTTTTGCAACTTACTTCCTGCAGTTTTTTCCAAAGATCTGTGTACACAGTGTTGCTGTATGCATACTCGTGCAAATAGTTCTGTGGAAATCACACACGGTTGTTAGTCTGTGAAAAAGCCAGTTACATGAATCATAATATCTCAAACTTTAAAACCCCAAACCCTTCAGACATACATGAAGTCCTTTGGCAAAGACAGACTCTGTCAGAAACTCAGACAGCATTCTCAGTACTGCAGCCCCCTGAAACGACAGCATTAAATAAACACTGCTATATGTCACTGTTTAATAGTGTTATTTCAAGCTGTCTTTGGCACATGATGGAAACCTTGCTATATGTGATGGTATCAAATAGCTGACTGATTTGATCGGGTGTGATGACTTCATCCTCTCGGGAAGAAAGGGGGTGGGAGGAAACAAGAGCGTCAACGGCAAACGCCCTCTGAACCTGTTGCAGCACCATCAGATCTTTCTTCAAGAGAGAAAAGACAGTTCATTTTGTGTACCTTGACAGGAGGCAGGTGgcaaaatatattgaatatatatatattacttacaaTATTCCAGGTGGGTTCAGCATAATCAGCTCCAAGATATGAAACATAACTTGCAAAACCTTCATTGAGCCACAGGTCATTCCACCATCTCATGGTCACGAGGTTTCCAAACCACTAATCAATAAATTAACtcatataaattaattcaattatttaatttagtcaaagggatactccaccccaaaataaaaattttgtcattaatcatttcccccatgtcgttccaaacctgtaaaagcttcgttcgtcttcggaacacaatttaagatattttggatgaaaaccgggaggcctgtgactgtcccattgactgccaagtaaataacagtgtcaaggtccataaaaggtatgaaagtcgtcgtcagaatattccatctgccattagacgtgcaatctgggttatatgaatgaacgggaatactttttgtaagcgaagaaaacaaaaataacaactttattcaacgattcctttgtcaacggtctcctctgtgtctccatatcactgtatgctacgtatgctcttctgtatcatccacgcaacaagaatgcactgttttctttcaaatcaaagctaaatacatgtagaaacagcgcatccttgtggcgcggctgatacagaagagcatacacagcatacagtgatatggacagacacagaggagactgttgacaaaggaattgttgttatttttgttttcttcgcttacaaaaagtcttCCCGTgaccgtcgcttcatataactcagattgtatgtctgatggcagatggagtattctgacgaggactttcataccttttatggaccttgacactgttatttacttggtagtctatgggacagtcacaggcctcccggttttcatccaaaatatcttaaattttgttccgaagacgaacgaagcttttacgggtttggaatgacatgggggttaatgacaaaattttcattttggggtcgagaatccctttaaatagcacgattttttagaaaaaaacacacacacatgctcccCATACCATGTGTGCAAGTTCATGTGCGATTACAGTGACCACCCATTCTTTATCTCCATTAGAGGACTCTTTAGGATCGTAGAAAAGCGACTGCTCTCTGTATGTGACCAGACCCCAGTTTTCCATGGCTCCAGCAGCGAAATCAGGCAGTGCGACTTGGTCTATGGATAGGAAAGTATTAGTCTGACTGCTTTTTTCCCCAACTCGCCCAGTGTTAATGGATTCTGACACAAAGTTTGGAATGAGCTTGCATGTTTAAACTCTCACCTGATTTGGATAGGGGGTATGTGGTGTTGTAATAGTTTTCGAAATACTTCAAAATAGGGAATGTCACATTAAGGGCATAATCTCCCTGTCCACTTTCAATGGCTTCTTTACGTCCCCATATTCTGATCTAAAaaattggataaaaaaataaataaatacaaattgatTATGTAATAGAAATCAGTACATTTTATAcccatttttaatttgatatttgcatttcaaatacatatataaGAGGAAAGAAGGAAGCAAGAGAGAGAGTTGGTCTTGATTGTCTACCAAAACATTGGTCTTTTCTGAAGATTGTATTTTGGTAAATTCACTGATGACAAAGGCCAACAGATATGTCGACATTTTTTCAGTTGGCTTAAATCTGGTCTGTAAAAGCTTTTTATCCTCTATGGTGATACTTTCAGTGCCTAAGGGAAAATCAGAACATGAGTGACGAATTAAAATGTGTCCACAGGTAAatccatacatacatttttttaatgcgaaacttttattttgaaagacatGTGGAATATGTTGACACTTTTGTCAGATCTAACAAGAAAATCGTTGATCTGATTGAGTATCTGCAGTCAGATGAGATTAGATGTTGTCAGGCTTGAGGTCAGTGTCATTATTCTATCATTATTTTCGTAACttgttatgaaataaaacatctCCCACCTCAAGAAACTATCAACTGTCAGACGTTATGTGTTCATAGCAAGTTCTCTTTAATTGCACGCACAAATACATCACTTCGCTAAAGCACAAAAGAAACTACGAGCATGCTACgtgtgaaataaaagtaaagtaacAATAAATCACATAACTGGTACTTTTTGTGTTAGGTGGGAAGGATTTGTATGATATTCATTCTATTCAGGAGCAGTTTCCATGTTTCATTAAcagttcatgtttttattattcaccATGACAACTGTTGTTTCCATAACCCAAAAATGTCATGTTATTTTCACTTTGTGCTATTTTGTACATGTTTTAATGACTGTGTTGGCTCATACCAACCtaattgtattaacaaaaactagtttgGGATGTGTTTTGGGACTGGTCTTACCTTATAGGctgtttattaatcattattagtCATATTCTTACAATCTATGTGTATGTTAAGTAAAGGGGGATGGTGCTTGTATGTGTgcttaaacaatttttttgtgaaatgtttttttttttttgtataatatgtttttaaaaaagatatatatataatttatgtatatggCATAATGTATATGACATATATATGACATAACTTATGTAATTCAATCCTgttggtaaagctgaattttcagcagccatgcattattctagtcttcagtgtcacatgatcattcagaaatcatgattTGATAtctcatttgctgctcaagtaacatttcttcttatgatcagtgttgaaaactggaAACCATGATGggttctttgttgaataaaaaagttcaaaagaacagcatagaGAATTTTTTGtagaattataaatgtctttactgtcacttttgatcaattaaatgcaatcttataaaagtaaaataataagaatgctaaaaaaataatCCTACTGACCCCAGGCTTTTGAATagtatatggaaaaaaaataaagatattgaaaataattgtttgtattgttaaatgtaaatattggtgTGAAAATATGGCCTCAGTAAGTGATTAAAGAGCAAGTTATAAGCCACCAAACAATCAAGGTTACCATCATACAACTTTGGAAAAATCTTATATCGAGCTTCAAAAGATTTGTGAGCTCAGAACCTCAGATTGCTAGTGTGTCTTACTGTTAAGCCCATAATGTAGATGTAGTTGTTTTTAACactgtttatatatgtgtgtgtgtgtgtgtgtgtgtgtgtgtgtgtgtgtgtgtgtgtgtatgtgtgtgtgtgtgtgtgtgtgtgtggtgtgtgtgtgtgtgtgtgtgtgtgtgtgtgtgtgtgtgtgtgtgtgtgtgtgtgtgtatgtgtgtttgtttcaaataaaaaacactaaatgtaTATATGCCCTCATGGCCTCAACAGTTTGCACTCACCCAGCTCCATGCCATTAGCAAGGGCCACAGTTTCAGGAGGGTGTTGGAGAGTCAAATGGAAGACGGCCTTCATTGATGGCTCATCAAAGCAGGGGAAAGCGTTCCGGGCGGCAGTGGCCTGCATTTGTGTTGTGGCAACAACTCTGCCAGAATGAAAGTTATCTCAGTTAGACGTGccatagtgaacacacacataccgtgaacacacacccgaagtaGTGAGCAGCCATCCCGGGGGTTCAGTGTGGTCTCACCGTAATAAGGAGTTGAAGAGggtgctctatctatctatctatctatctatctatctatctatctatctatctatctatctatctatctatctatcatctatctatctatctatcctttttttttgtatgacctGATATTAAATATTGAGATAAAACATTTGTACACcacagtaaaatttaaataaacttttttttttttttttttttttttttttttaataaacctaaAAGATGAttcaaatttatgtaaaaaaaaacaaaaaaacatactgtttaaGAACTAGTTACAGGATCTAAAGTACCTATGCATAAGTATACAATAAATAAGCAAAGTTATTTGCGTACATAAATTGTTTGTCAACTACCCActtaaataatacttaattaattatacacggtttcattatatattattttatattcatacaatttatCAAGTTTGTATTATGGTTactcatttaattaattagtattaTAAGAATTTACTTTTCAACCCTTTCTTAGCAAAGTAATGTCTGCAGTAATAAAAGTTACGTCTTACTTTTTCACACCATTTTCTGTGTACTGGCTTCTGTAAAATCCTGCTAgatcatctgacagctctccatGGAATTCCATGTAGAGCCAGTAAGATTTTCCAACTTCCAATTTTTCATTCAGAAGAATCACCAtgaactgtgtttgtgtttgaaacCAGGTTTTCAGAATGGCCGGAGCGCTTGTCCCTCCCAAACCCGTCAGCTTGGCATGGTGGTTCTCCGAGGTCAAGGTGTAATTCAGCTTATTGGAATGAATAATGATCAGGTTGGTTTCCTTGATGCACGTCAGTGCAACTCCAGATGTCCCAGTGAAAATGTACATTCCCTGCTCGTCCGGCACCAACCGAGGCCAAAGCGTCACGTTATAGTATTCAGGAAGAAGGGTGTCAGGCAGTCGGTACTTGTCCCAGGGCTCATTCGATGGAGCTGGGGTGGTGTGGGGTGCTGCAGTCGTCACCATACCGGTCTCATTTATGGCAGTTACCTGGTTTTTCCGTTTCTCTTTAGTATAGACCACTGACAAAGAAAAAATTGTGAGCATGGCCACAATGCCCAAACCACATAGCACGAACCCTAAAGGCCTACTGATATAAAAGCCTTTCCCCATGACCGCAGAGTTGAAATGAAGTCTCAGGAGTTAATGATGGGGCCAGGACAGGATCAAGTCTGTGCACACAGTCATGAAGTGTGTGTGATTAAATAGTGGCGACTGTGATGAATCATGCTGTGGTTCTATTCATGCCACTTCTGCGGAAATCAGTTACTCAAGCTCTACATGTTTGCATAGTTCTCATTTTCAAATCAACGAAACACTGGTAAATATGTCTTTATACTTTCCATTTGGCTTGAATTTTGCATGTGACTTTTTGTTTGCCAAGTTAAACTGGGTCACAGGGCTTATTGGTGATCATTTCAGGGTAATTACATTACTCTTGTGTCTTGAAATCGCTTTATGCCCATTCcaagttaatatttcaaatgttatgaAACAGTCCCCTGGCTTTTGAGTGGTTATGACTGGTTGACACAGGAAAAAGATCCAGCGGATGTCACCAAGCAGCACTGTATCCTTTGACGTATTTAGAGGTTATGTGTCATTATGGCAATGTATAAGCTCTTTCAGAAAAGAGGAAGATGCACACTATAAAATATATGGACCAAGCTACACAGCTCGAAatgatgatttcaaaatgtttctacAACTTAAGTATTTATTCAAGAGAAATAAAAAAGGCAGATGGAAAAGTTCATGTATCGAAAAAGGccttaaaaaccatttaaaagtttgtggtcagtaaaaagtctcttatgctcaccaaggctacatttatttgatcaaaaatacagtaatattgtgaaatataattatgatttaaaatagctattttatattttaatatattttaaaatgcaatttattccagtgatggaaaagctgaattttcagcagctcaggaaacatttctcattatcatcAATGTAAAAATcgtgctgcttcacatttttgtggaaaacattttttaagggtTCTTtactgaatagaaagttcagaagaacagtagttatttgcatttacattataaatgtcttcactgtcactatgatcaatttaattcacttgctgaataaaagtattaatttcttaaaaatactgaccccagatttttgaatggtagtgtatgcttATACTTTTACATATTATCAAAATTGCAGAATCCATTCAGTAATAGCAAATTACTGAATATgagcaataacaataataatagtgatgcttgacttgGCAACACCACTAATTATACACAAGTTCTGAAACGGGTTCCCTGCTTATTCAATGCTGAGGGATCCACTGTCAGTGTATTCTGTAtagtctttttttgtaaatatcagAGCGCTGTTGTGTCcttgagcaatacatttttttcgGTTTTCTCCAGGAGGGCTGGCCTTGTGATATGAATGCTCCTTGGGTAAAAACATCCTGCCAAAATGCCGTTAGcatccattcattttcattcCATCAGGTTACAGGATGATGGATTCATGTGAGGCTGGAGCCGGTcttgctttacacacacacacacaaacagagagagagagagattaacagGAATAGTTtaagtttaaccaaaaatgaaaattctttcataatCACTTCCATTCACAGGTTTGAGTGTCAATaaggtttgtaatgtttttgaatgagatctcttatgctcaccaaggctgcatttatgaaCAGTTATACAGTTATATagtgaaatgtgtgttttaaatgtttttttttttttttttggatatttgaaGCTGCCTCTTTTGTGTCTCCCAGAAGTAAGAAAATCATCTGTTtagacgacatgagggtgagtaagtggcGACAGAATGATTATTTTTGAACTTCCAGTTGATATGACTGATGTAGCATTTGAATTACTCACAGAGATGAGTTTTACGCTGATTCTGAGAGGAACCACTGCAGAACCGGCTCCTTGTTCCCTTCTAGCCATTTAATCTTGGCTGTTGTCTTCTCGATGGCCTGCTGCAGCGCTTGAGTTCCCGAGCCGAATCCAGTCTCAGCGTTGTCCTTTTGAAAGCGTTTCAACTGAACAAAGGCAGCAAGGATTTAACACTTAAGTCAGGTTATGTCTCATAAGCCTCTCACAGTGCATGCAATAGATTTTTGCAGAGTGGTTctaaggtcaaaggtcatgtaCCTGACTGAGTTCAAATGGTGTGCAGAATCTGTAGGTGACATCTCTAATTAATCCGGAGAAAATGAATGATCCAGTGCCGTACCTGTTGAGTAATACCAAAAGTGTTTACTTTaacattttttctctttctctctttgtgaCTGCGTGTTATTGTATTTGGCATACTTACAATTTGAAGAAATAGTCCCAGTTTGCCCGGACAAAGTCCCATGCCAAAGGTTGGCCAATAATATTACTGGCAATGTACCCAATGGTAGAAGTGGCGTCCTGTTTGCGGATCTTTTCTGGGTTCATAGTATATTCCAGgtatattaaaacatgaaacaatTTACAAGTTACAGTATACTCCACAGTCCCTAGAGTACTAAAATGCATGTGCACAAAActcttcaaaaatacataaaaaatgcaattcagaCAAATGACTTGAACACACACAATTTCTATAATAAACATGTTtctaatttctgaattaaaattaattttgatatttgtttaGTGGGGCTTAAAGTAAAAAATTTGATTCTCTTAAAAAGTACCATTTAaataaggctgtttttttttttttttgccataatcttttattgtaatacataaaaaacatattgCATAATAAGCATATGAATATTAAgcaatattactattaaaaaaaaaaaaaaaaaaaaaaaaaaacatgattgtgttaaaatatttatttgtcttaTAGGAAAATTATAAAACTGGAAATGATATTCAGTGATATAGAGATAAGATGCTTAAAAATATCAGAGCATGACATGACAAGTTCTGTTCAGGTTTATTAGGTATAACCCccaaaaatgtgtttgtcattGAAAAGTTGACATTTTTTTGTTACTTAATTTAGACATCATGTCTTTGACCCTTATGCTTTCCCAGAGCTACCTGTTCAGTAACCAGGGTACTTTGGTGCAAGCCAGAGCTGATCTCAGTTTGACAGCTTCAGCTGCGACTGTGGCCTTCTGGAACATCTGCCAGCCGAAGTTCCACTCTTCTGCTCCGCCTGCAGCGATGGCATTACAGTACACCGTCGACCTCAGGTTAGGATGAATCCTGAACACAGTTGATTATCatcgtttatttatttgatacagtaaaaatggttcttgtgaaaaatgtgaaatattgttactatgaaaaatggctgttttattttaaaatatgtgaccctggtttttttctcaaaaccagtcttaagtcgctggggtatatctgtagcaatagccaaaaaaacattgtattggtcaaaattatcgatttttcttttatgccaaaaatcattagggtattaagtaaagatcatgttccatcaagttattttgtaaatttcctactgtaaatatatcaaaacttaatatttgattaataatatgcattgctaagaattcatttggacaaatttaaaggcgattttctcagtatttagatttttttgcaccctcatattccagattttcaaatatttgtatctcagccaaatattgtctgatcctaataaaccatacatcaatggaaagattatttactcaactttcagatgatgtataaatctcaatttcttaaaattgacacttaagactaatttattcctgtgatgcaaagctgcactgcagtcttcagtgtcacatgatccttcagaaatcatcctaatatgctgatttgctgctcaagaaacatttcttgttattatcaatgttgaagacatttattattatttatttatttatttatttttatggaattttttgatgtattagaaagtttgaaagaacagcatttatttgaaatagaaatctttttatatatgtctttagtgtcacttttgatctaaaCCCAGACTTTTCAACTTTAGTGTACATGCAATTTGCAATATGTATATTttcaatttgtaatattttcattttgcatcatAGAGGTGCATCAGAATATTAGAGGTGTTTCTGCTCTTATTGTGCACAGTAATGCTGCactgtattaaaatgtttacatttgtaaacttttattaaaatggaaTAATTTGCTATGACTATGAAATTACTTTGCTTTTCAGATGATGTTATAAATTGCACATTTCAATCCCTCTCTTCCAATCGCCTGCCTCCATTCTGGTATGTAACACTCACTTTTTACACTCACCAAGTCACAtgttttctcattgaatatcttgtttcactctgaaatgcagcatcacattatggaagtaaaatgagtTGTGAGTAGTGTTTGACTTTAAGATCTGAGCTTAACTAACTGTACACAAGATGAACCTTAGCACACTCTGACTTAAAGAATTATAAACTTTTCATTCAAATCAggtaataatgaaatattttgttcacCACTGATTTTGAATGTCAAGCACTTGAAACTTGTCAAGAACACAACAcatattgtacaatattttgaagaactggTGGTATAAGATGTCTAAATTGCTTATAAGACATGGTATGCAATCATTCACAAAGGAAATAACTCAATTTCCTCTGAGGTTTGCACTCACGCATTGTTAGGAGGATTCTGCATCCATTTTTTGAACCAACTCCTGGTTAGTTCTCTGCATCCCTCCACGCCGGTACTGCAGGCTAGTGACAGCGCAATGATCTGCGTGAAcctgaggattaaaaaaaaataataataataataactttatctaATATAAATCAAATTCAGTCTGGGAAACATGTGACATGAAAATCTGTCCTTACTGATCAGTGTGGCCAGAGGGAACTGTTGTCCAGTTTGAGCTGATAGTcccaaaatattcaaatagtGGTTTGACTTGTTTCTTAAGATAAGCCTGAAAGAAATACGACCAGTAGTACctataatttttctgttttacttCAGGTTTGATTATAAAAATGAGATTTAACCAACCTGCATTGCACCGTAAACTTCACTGCGATCGAACAACTGGAAGAAATAGTTCAGATTGCGAAGCGCTGCCTCCCATGGAATGTATTCCCGCTCACGCAGGAGATATTTAGTTGTTCTCAAAGCGAGTGTTATGTTTATAATGGATGctctgaaaaagtaaaaaaaaaatgccagttaTATATGGAATACAGTCATTCACATTTTTTACCAGTGAATTTCTATGACTTTTCATGACCTGTTAATTGTTTCTAATTACTGGATAGATACACACTTCTAAAAATCACTTTGATTCagactgatttattaatttagactAATTTCTGCGAAGCAGTTTAATTGATTCATAGCAAAGACTCAATTCACTCACAAATCACACTAACAAGATTTGCAAGATGTATTCCACACAAAAACGATTTGTAgcagattaaatatttttgagcagcatGTAACtagaaaaactataaaaaaaatatatatatatatataaattgtatacattgttttatttaatttgattaaattccATTACATTCCCAAGCCCAAAATGTATTTCCAAGACCATGAGAACCCCGAAAAAAAattagggtcagtaagatgttttaatattttttagtctcttatgctcaccaaggctgcatttatttgatcaaaaatacaataaaacagttatattgttaaatattattacaatttaaagttactggtttcaattttaatattttatttgaattatttatttaatattctattttaatatttcaaaatgtaatttattccagtgatacaaagcttttcagcatcattactccagtcttcagtgtcacatgatccttcagaaatcattctaatatgctgatttgctgctcaagaaaggtttcttattattatcagtgttgaaaacagttgtactgcttaatattattgtggaagtttttaatttttttttacaggaatagggagaacagcatttatttgcaaaatatttttttgtaaacaaaagtttgtaatataattttgtgtACATGCAATGTGCAGTAACTCTCACCTTGCCAGATTAAATGCATCATCAAGAATCTGAGCTCTGTTTACCACAGGTATCACCTATATaagaaaagacatttaaaaatagtttatatgtctttttggtgcttttttaactgtttttttctcataattgtcaTGCAGGACCTGGTGATTTGACTCCAGTTGGCTGAGAAGTCGCTCCCAGTTCCCAAGGTCGTAGTTCACTCTGAAGTATCCCGACACATGGAGGTTGGCCAGCACCCATTCATTTTTGCTGACTTTCATGGGTTTGTGTATAGCTGAGCAGATAAAATAAAGTCATACTTTATATAGTATCTCCATGCAAGGAGAAAACATTTAATCTGACAATAAATTACAGTACTGGCAGTGCAAAGACAATATCAATGCATGCATCTTTATAACTGGGCCAAGCACCACTTGTGACAACAAGTTTTACATGGTCAAACACTTTTCATTTGG encodes:
- the LOC109057569 gene encoding aminopeptidase N-like, with translation MGKGFYISRPLGFVLCGLGIVAMLTIFSLSVVYTKEKRKNQVTAINETGMVTTAAPHTTPAPSNEPWDKYRLPDTLLPEYYNVTLWPRLVPDEQGMYIFTGTSGVALTCIKETNLIIIHSNKLNYTLTSENHHAKLTGLGGTSAPAILKTWFQTQTQFMVILLNEKLEVGKSYWLYMEFHGELSDDLAGFYRSQYTENGVKKVVATTQMQATAARNAFPCFDEPSMKAVFHLTLQHPPETVALANGMELGTESITIEDKKLLQTRFKPTEKMSTYLLAFVISEFTKIQSSEKTNVLIRIWGRKEAIESGQGDYALNVTFPILKYFENYYNTTYPLSKSDQVALPDFAAGAMENWGLVTYREQSLFYDPKESSNGDKEWVVTVIAHELAHMWFGNLVTMRWWNDLWLNEGFASYVSYLGADYAEPTWNIKDLMVLQQVQRAFAVDALVSSHPLSSREDEVITPDQISQLFDTITYSKGAAVLRMLSEFLTESVFAKGLHNYLHEYAYSNTVYTDLWKKLQEVADADSRIQLPASIKEIMNRWILQMGYPVVTIDTRTGNISQQHFLIHPEAVVEKPSDYNYEWFVPITWMKSGSNMGQHWLLTKTALYEPMKTGTDWLLANLNVMGYYRVNYDPQNWERLLTQLTTDHKVIPVLNRGQIIDDAFNLARAQIINITLALRTTKYLLKEKEYIPWESAIRNLQYFFLMFDRTEVYGPLQTYLRRNVQPLFDHFQNITSNWTQKPPRYMDQSNQINAISMACRTGVKGCSELTRMWYRQWMKNPDSNPIPPNLKNTVYCNAIAAGGVEEWDFGWQMFKKSTIAAEAGKLLYGLSCTKEPWLLNRYLEFTIDPKQVRKQDAAFAIVYISGNVIGQPLVWDFVRAKWEQITKDYDDGSFFFGRLIQGITKKFSTEFELKQLQRLKEDIAASSFSFGTQAIEQAIEKTKANIKWVSKNKAQVMNWLTEQST